One segment of Pelecanus crispus isolate bPelCri1 chromosome 2, bPelCri1.pri, whole genome shotgun sequence DNA contains the following:
- the YES1 gene encoding tyrosine-protein kinase Yes, which translates to MGCIKSKEDKGPAMKYRTDNTPEPVISHVSHYGSDSSQATQSPSIKGSTVNFNSHSMTPFGGPSGMTPFGGASSSFSAVPSPYPSTLTGGVTVFVALYDYEARTTDDLSFKKGERFQIINNTEGDWWEARSIATGKTGYIPSNYVAPADSIQAEEWYFGKMGRKDAERLLLNPGNQRGIFLVRESETTKGAYSLSIRDWDEVRGDNVKHYKIRKLDNGGYYITTRAQFESLQKLVKHYREHADGLCHKLTTVCPTVKPQTQGLAKDAWEIPRESLRLEVKLGQGCFGEVWMGTWNGTTKVAIKTLKPGTMMPEAFLQEAQIMKKLRHDKLVPLYAVVSEEPIYIVTEFMTKGSLLDFLKEGEGKYLKLPQLVDMAAQIADGMAYIERMNYIHRDLRAANILVGDNLVCKIADFGLARLIEDNEYTARQGAKFPIKWTAPEAALYGRFTIKSDVWSFGILLTELVTKGRVPYPGMVNREVLEQVERGYRMPCPQGCPESLHELMKLCWKKDPDERPTFEYIQSFLEDYFTATEPQYQPGDNL; encoded by the exons ATGGGGtgcattaaaagcaaagaagatAAAGGTCCAGCCATGAAATACAGAACTGATAATACTCCAGAACCTGTTATTTCCCACGTCAGCCATTATGGATCAGACTCCAGCCAAGCAACACAGTCACCGTCAATAAAGGGATCAACAGTTAATTTTAATAGTCATTCCATGACTCCTTTTGGAGGGCCCTCAGGAATGACACCCTTTGGAGGAGcatcatcttcattttcagctgtgccAAGTCCATATCCTAGTACTTTAACAG gTGGTGTTACTGTATTTGTGGCCTTATATGATTATGAAGCTAGAACTACAGATGACCTTTCATTTAAGAAAGGTGAACGGTTCCAGATAATAAATAACAC GGAAGGAGACTGGTGGGAAGCAAGATCCATTGCTACGGGAAAAACGGGCTATATCCCAAGCAATTATGTAGCTCCTGCAGACTCCATTCAAGCAGAAGA GTGGTATTTTGGTAAGATGGGCAGGAAGGATGCAGAAAGGCTACTTTTAAATCCTGGGAACCAGCGTGGTATTTTCTTAGTAAGAGAGAGTGAAACCACTAAAG GTGCTTACTCCCTTTCCATACGTGACTGGGATGAGGTCAGAGGTGATAATGTGAAACActacaaaatcagaaaacttgACAATGGTGGATACTATATCACAACCAGAGCACAATTTGAATCTCTACAGAAGTTGGTGAAACACTACAGAG aaCATGCTGATGGGCTGTGTCATAAGCTAACAACTGTGTGTCCCACTGTGAAACCACAAACACAGGGACTAGCAAAAGATGCCTGGGAAATTCCTAGAGAATCTTTGAGGTTGGAAGTTAAGTTGGGCCAAGGATGTTTTGGTGAAGTGTGGATGG GAACATGGAATGGAACCACAAAAGTAGCGATCAAGACACTAAAACCTGGTACAATGATGCCAGAAGCTTTCCTGCAGGAGGCTCAGATCATGAAGAAATTACGACATGACAAGCTTGTTCCACTATATGCCGTTGTTTCTGAAGAACCAATCTACATCGTCACTGAATTCATGACAAAAG GCAGCTTGCTAGACTTCCTTaaagaaggagaagggaaatacTTAAAACTCCCACAGCTTGTCGACATGGCTGCTCAG attgcTGATGGCATGGCTTACATTGAAAGAATGAACTACATCCACAGGGATCTCCGGGCAGCTAACATTCTTGTAGGAGACAATCTTGTGTGTAAAATAGCAGACTTTGGTTTAGCAAGGTTAATAGAAGACAATGAGTACACTGCAAGACAAG GAGCTAAATTTCCAATTAAATGGACCGCTCCAGAAGCAGCATTGTATGGTCGGTTTACAATCAAGTCAGATGTGTGGTCATTTGGAATTTTACTGACAGAGCTGGTAACAAAGGGGAGAGTGCCATATCCAG GGATGGTGAATCGGGAGGTTCTGGAACAAGTGGAGCGTGGATATAGGATGCCTTGCCCACAAGGCTGCCCAGAGTCTCTCCATGAGTTAATGAAACTGTGTTGGAAGAAGGACCCTGACGAGAGACCAACATTTGAATATATACAGTCTTTCTTGGAGGACTACTTTACTGCTACAGAACCACAGTACCAGCCTGGAGACAATTTATAA